A single region of the Chlamydia sp. genome encodes:
- the fabD gene encoding ACP S-malonyltransferase — MKRIGLLFPGQGSQFVGMGKDLCQQYSEVSRLFAQADEFLGFSLSSIMFEGPEENLLKTANSQLAIYLHSLAVLEVLLARCPFELVLVSGLSLGEYTALTASKRISVEDGLRVVQKRAELMEAACEQSLGGMAAVLGLPSEVVSQALESIGDGIWVANYNAPKQTVIAGIRSKVEEAAIVLRELGAKKVVMLKVSGAFHTPFMQMAQDELAPYLCQIAFKDSAIAFASNVIGELVYENEIIRSLMIKQMTSPTLWYQTCFQIDPKVDVFLELGPGNVLTGLCRSIGLVTPCKPLGSVEDIENFCRSCE; from the coding sequence ATAAAGCGCATAGGATTATTGTTTCCTGGGCAAGGGAGTCAGTTTGTTGGCATGGGTAAGGATCTTTGTCAACAGTATTCAGAGGTCTCAAGATTATTTGCACAAGCCGATGAATTTCTCGGATTCTCGCTCTCTTCAATCATGTTTGAAGGTCCTGAAGAAAATCTTTTGAAAACTGCAAATAGTCAACTGGCTATTTATCTTCATAGTTTAGCCGTTTTAGAGGTTTTGCTAGCACGATGTCCTTTTGAGCTTGTTTTAGTTTCAGGGTTAAGTCTGGGAGAATATACAGCATTGACAGCTTCTAAGCGTATTAGTGTGGAAGATGGGCTTCGGGTGGTTCAGAAACGGGCAGAGCTTATGGAGGCTGCTTGTGAGCAATCTTTGGGAGGTATGGCGGCTGTTTTAGGATTGCCATCGGAGGTTGTATCGCAAGCTTTAGAATCTATAGGGGATGGGATTTGGGTGGCTAATTACAATGCTCCCAAGCAGACTGTAATCGCAGGTATTAGAAGTAAAGTAGAAGAGGCTGCTATAGTTTTACGAGAATTAGGGGCTAAAAAAGTAGTGATGTTGAAGGTTTCTGGAGCTTTTCACACACCATTTATGCAGATGGCACAAGATGAATTGGCCCCTTATTTATGTCAGATAGCTTTTAAAGACTCTGCTATTGCATTTGCTTCCAATGTAATAGGAGAACTTGTTTATGAAAATGAGATCATCCGTTCTTTAATGATTAAACAAATGACTTCTCCAACTTTATGGTATCAAACATGTTTTCAAATTGATCCGAAAGTGGATGTGTTTCTTGAGCTTGGACCAGGAAATGTTCTAACTGGGCTTTGCCGATCGATAGGTCTTGTGACGCCTTGCAAGCCTTTAGGGTCCGTAGAAGATATAGAAAATTTTTGTCGGAGTTGTGAATGA
- the fabG gene encoding 3-oxoacyl-ACP reductase FabG has protein sequence MSGLLVNKTAIVTGGSRGIGFSIAQLFAEHGANVQIWGVNEEAGQAAAQNLSEKTKRKVSFALVDVSKNHMVSSQVQNFLSEYGTIDVVVNNAGITKDALLMRMSEEEWSSVINTNLSSVYNVCSAVVRPMIKARSGAIVNISSIVGLKGSPGQTNYAAAKAGIIGFSKALSKEVGGKNIRVNCIAPGFIDTDMTKSLSDNLKSEWLKGVPLGRAGSPEEVAQAALFLVSEHSSYITGQVLSVDGGMA, from the coding sequence ATGAGTGGCTTATTGGTAAATAAGACAGCGATTGTGACCGGTGGTTCTAGGGGAATTGGTTTTAGTATAGCACAATTGTTTGCTGAGCATGGAGCTAATGTTCAGATTTGGGGAGTCAATGAAGAGGCTGGACAGGCTGCGGCCCAAAATCTTTCTGAAAAAACGAAAAGGAAAGTATCTTTTGCTTTGGTTGATGTCAGTAAGAATCATATGGTTTCGTCCCAAGTTCAAAACTTTTTGTCAGAATATGGGACTATTGATGTTGTTGTGAATAACGCCGGTATTACTAAAGATGCTCTCTTAATGAGAATGTCCGAGGAAGAGTGGTCTTCTGTAATTAATACGAATTTAAGCTCTGTATATAACGTTTGTTCAGCTGTTGTGAGACCTATGATTAAAGCTAGGTCTGGTGCTATTGTGAATATTAGTTCTATTGTGGGGCTAAAAGGAAGCCCGGGTCAAACCAACTATGCTGCAGCTAAAGCCGGGATTATTGGATTTAGTAAGGCTTTGTCCAAAGAAGTTGGAGGAAAAAACATTCGTGTGAATTGTATTGCTCCAGGTTTTATTGATACTGATATGACTAAAAGTTTAAGCGATAATTTGAAAAGCGAATGGTTAAAAGGTGTTCCTTTAGGGCGGGCTGGATCTCCAGAAGAAGTTGCTCAAGCAGCTTTATTTTTAGTTTCTGAGCATTCTTCTTATATCACGGGGCAGGTTTTAAGTGTTGATGGAGGGATGGCTTAA